One window of the Bos mutus isolate GX-2022 chromosome X, NWIPB_WYAK_1.1, whole genome shotgun sequence genome contains the following:
- the LOC102278017 gene encoding LOW QUALITY PROTEIN: eukaryotic peptide chain release factor GTP-binding subunit ERF3B (The sequence of the model RefSeq protein was modified relative to this genomic sequence to represent the inferred CDS: substituted 1 base at 1 genomic stop codon): MELSEPVVENGEVEMVLEESXEHNKEVSEAEPGGSSLGDLGPPEESGQEMMEKEEIRKSKSVVVPSGAPKKEHVNLVFIGHVDAGKSTIGGQIMFLTGMVDKRTLEKYEREAKEKNRESWYLSWALDTNQEERDKGKTVEVGRAYFETEKKHFTILDAPGHKSFVPNMIGGASQADLAVLVISARKGEFETGFEKGGQTKEHAMLAKTAGVKYLIVLINKMDDPTVNWSVERYEECKEKLVPFLKKVGFSPKKDIHFMPCSGLTGANIKEQSDFCPWYTGLPFIPYLDNMPNFNRSIDGPIRLPIVDKYKDMGTVVLGKLESGSIFKGQQLVMMPNKHSVEVLGILSDDAETDYVAPGENLKIRLKGIEEEEILPGFILCDPTNLCHSGRTFDVQIVIIEHKSIICPGYNAVLHIHTCIEEVEITALISLVDKKSGEKSKTRPRFVKQDQVCIARLRTAGTICLETFKDFPQMGRFTLRDEGKTIAIGKVLKLVPEKD; this comes from the coding sequence ATGGAACTTTCAGAACCTGTTGTAGAAAATGGAGAGGTGGAGATGGTTTTAGAAGAGTCATGAGAGCACAATAAAGAAGTAAGTGAAGCCGAACCAGGGGGTAGTTCTTTGGGAGATTTGGGGCCCCCAGAAGAAAGTGGCCAGGAAATGATGgagaaagaggaaatcagaaaatcgAAATCTGTGGTCGTACCCTCAGGTGCTCCTAAAAAAGAACACGTAAATTTGGTATTCATTGGGCATGTCGATGCCGGGAAATCAACCATTGGAGGACAGATCATGTTTTTGACAGGAATGGTTGACAAAAGAACACTTGAGAAATatgaaagagaagctaaagaaaaaaatagagaatctTGGTATTTGTCCTGGGCCTTAGATACAAACCAGGAAGAACGAGACAAGGGTAAAACAGTAGAAGTGGGTCGTGCCTATTTTGAAACGGAAAAGAAACATTTCACGATTTTAGATGCCCCTGGCCATAAGAGTTTTGTCCCAAATATGATCGGTGGTGCTTCTCAAGCTGATTTGGCTGTACTGGTAATCTCTGCCAGGAAAGGAGAGTTTGAGACTGGATTTGAAAAAGGTGGACAGACAAAAGAACATGCAATGTTGGCAAAAACGGCAGGGGTGAAATATTTGATAGTGCTTATTAATAAGATGGATGATCCCACAGTAAATTGGAGCGTTGAGAGATATGAAGAATGTAAAGAAAAGCTAGTGCCCTTTTTGAAAAAAGTCGGGTTTAGTCCCAAAAAGGACATTCACTTTATGCCCTGCTCAGGGCTGACCGGGGCAAATATTAAAGAGCAATCAGATTTCTGCCCTTGGTACACTGGATTACCATTCATTCCCTATTTGGATAATATGCCAAACTTCAACAGATCCATTGATGGACCAATTAGACTGCCAATTGTGGATAAGTACAAGGATATGGGCACTGTGGTCCTGGGAAAGCTGGAATCAGGATCCATTTTTAAAGGCCAGCAGCTTGTGATGATGCCAAATAAGCACAGTGTGGAAGTTCTTGGAATACTTTctgatgatgctgaaactgattATGTAGCCCCAGGTGAAAACCTTAAAATCAGACTGAAGGGAATTGAAGAAGAAGAGATTCTTCCAGGATTCATACTCTGTGATCCTACTAATCTTTGCCATTCTGGACGCACATTTGATGTTCAGATAGTGATTATTGAGCACAAATCCATCATCTGCCCAGGTTATAATGCAGTGCTGCACATTCATACTTGTATTGAGGAAGTTGAGATAACAGCCTTAATCTCCTTGGTAGATAAAAAATCAGGAGAAAAGAGTAAGACACGGCCCCGCTTCGTGAAGCAAGATCAAGTGTGCATTGCCCGTTTAAGGACAGCAGGAACTATCTGCCTTGAGACATTCAAAGATTTTCCTCAGATGGGTCGTTTTACCTTAAGAGATGAGGGTAAGACCATTGCAATTGGCAAAGTTCTGAAACTGGTCCCAGAGAAGGACTAA